In Carassius auratus strain Wakin chromosome 46, ASM336829v1, whole genome shotgun sequence, the following proteins share a genomic window:
- the LOC113063737 gene encoding 39S ribosomal protein L43, mitochondrial-like, with protein MTARGTPSRFLQSVLHNGVGRYVCQLKRISLIFSKKGQGSLGVRDFIEEGVVDFAKSSPGTVVYISPQSCRIPKIVAEYLNGNVKEETVTNKTSQEIAELITKLSNQSGLDIIRIRKPFHTDSPSIQGQWHPFTNRPPSIDPVGPQTK; from the exons ATGACTGCTCGAGGAACACCGAGTCGTTTTTTACAGAGCGTTCTTCACAATGGAGTGGGTCGCTATGTTTGTCAGCTGAAGCGAATATCTCTGATCTTCTCGAAGAAAGGCCAGGGCTCTTTAGGAGTCAG GGATTTCATTGAAGAAGGTGTGGTCGACTTTGCTAAGAGTAGCCCAGGAACTGTGGTTTACATTTCCCCTCAGTCCTGCAGAATTCCCAAAATAGTAGCTGAATATT TGAACGGTAATGTGAAGGAGGAGACTGTCACCAACAAAACATCACAGGAAATTGCCGAACTTATAACCAAACTGTCCAACCAATCAGGACTGGACATCATCCGTATTCGTAAACCCTTCCACACAGACAGTCCTAGTATCCAGGGCCAGTGGCACCCCTTCACTAATCGACCCCCCAGCATTGATCCAGTTGGCCCACAGACAAAATAA